The following proteins come from a genomic window of Lolium rigidum isolate FL_2022 chromosome 5, APGP_CSIRO_Lrig_0.1, whole genome shotgun sequence:
- the LOC124654547 gene encoding uncharacterized protein LOC124654547 isoform X2, producing the protein MASNDGEEAAAGNINPLLLASARVGSREALDFLFQREDAQDPPMMNPTEEFFELLAKANREIGVPAPLDAELGMDLQPTLLAAGALLQGIAADGNTALHVVASNGDDQDFLKSARIICGRDRRLLLTKNHNGDTPLDCARRAGNPQMVSYLIDLAGREAAPRDINPLLLLSVRNGSSEALGFLFQREDRQNPQLLIPTDEFCGCLRGIRMPDPPDAELGVDHQRASLAAGALLKGVTPDGDTALHAVVGKGDGPDFLKCADTICARDWDLLFAKNHNGDTPLHCAARAGNTEMVSRLIALAGLGAGGERPNWKIKLLRMENKRHETALHEAIRIENGRILGPKDREALFQADRATDEKIKIFVDQQTGMTIVKQLMGADPQLANYPANGISPLYLAIFLDKDSIALTLYQESGGNLSYSGADGQNALHLALLRDRDKGLSDSLTPKAYYPQ; encoded by the coding sequence ATGGCAAGCAACGATGGAGAAGAAGCTGCTGCTGGCAACATCAATCCCCTGCTGCTGGCATCGGCGCGCGTAGGCTCCAGAGAGGCGTTGGACTTCCTTTTCCAGCGAGAAGACGCACAAGATCCACCAATGATGAATCCTACCGAAGAGTTTTTTGAGCTTCTAGCGAAAGCCAACAGAGAAATTGGGGTGCCAGCTCCTCTTGATGCTGAACTGGGCATGGACCTCCAGCCTACTTTGCTTGCAGCAGGAGCGCTCCTCCAGGGCATCGCTGCTGATGGGAATACTGCACTACATGTGGTCGCCAGCAATGGCGATGACCAGGATTTCTTGAAGTCTGCCCGCATAATCTGCGGCAGGGACAGGAGGCTCCTGTTAACGAAGAATCACAATGGTGACACACCCTTGGATTGTGCTCGCAGAGCTGGGAACCCCCAAATGGTGTCTTATCTCATTGAtttagctggacgtgaagctgcacCTCGTGACATCAATCCCCTGCTGCTATTATCGGTGCGCAATGGCTCCTCAGAGGCCCTGGGTTTCCTTTTCCAACGAGAAGACCGACAAAATCCGCAGTTGTTGATTCCTACTGATGAATTTTGTGGATGTCTACGAGGAATTAGGATGCCAGATCCTCCTGATGCTGAACTGGGCGTCGACCACCAGCGAGCTTCGCTTGCAGCAGGAGCACTCCTCAAGGGCGTCACTCCTGATGGGGATACCGCGCTACATGCGGTCGTCGGCAAAGGGGATGGCCCAGATTTCCTGAAGTGTGCTGACACAATCTGTGCCAGGGACTGGGACCTCCTGTTTGCGAAGAATCATAATGgcgacacacccttgcattgtgctGCTCGAGCTGGAAACACCGAAATGGTATCTCGACTTATTGCTCTAGCTGGGCTTGGAGCTGGAGGTGAGCGTCCCAACTGGAAGATCAAGCTCTTGAGAATGGAAAATAAGCGTCATGAGACAGCCTTGCACGAGGCTATCCGAATAGAAAACGGTAGAATCCTGGGTCCTAAGGACAGAGAAGCTTTGTTTCAAGCTGACCGCGCAACAGATGAAAAGATTAAAATTTTTGTGGACCAACAAACAGGAATGACTATAGTCAAGCAGCTAATGGGTGCTGATCCCCAATTGGCTAATTATCCCGCTAACGGCATTTCACCATTGTACCTTGCCATCTTCCTGGATAAGGATTCCATTGCACTGACTCTATATCAAGAGAGTGGTGGCAATCTCTCCTATTCCGGAGCAGATGGACAAAATGCCTTGCATCTTGCTCTTCTTCGGGACAGAGACAAAG